Sequence from the Balaenoptera acutorostrata chromosome 4, mBalAcu1.1, whole genome shotgun sequence genome:
TAAAGGGACCGAGGAGTGGCTGCAGTACGTAAATTGTTTAACTTTGTGTAACCAAGTTTTTCAAACTTTTGACCACAGAATGCTTTTTGCACAGAATACCTATTAACAGTCCTTGAAACAAATGTTCCGAGAGCAGTCTGGAGCGTCACACTAACCAACAAAACCCATAGATCAAAATTAATACCTTTTTCAAAATCCTGATTTACTGAAAGGAAATATGTTAATTATTGGGAATATCTATCCAAACACCTGGATTTCACCTGAGCCAGTTTTGAGTGCCACTGGATCTGGAGTATTTGGATGTGTGTTATAGACAGTCATTTAGAAATCTGTGGTTGAAAGAATGTATTTGGAAGCTTAGTCACTCTGCTTATATCTGTgatgttattattttatgttttcttagggaaattttgaaatatacatgaagagagagaaaaataaaatgaacattttgcCATTAATGGCAAACACTCAGATGTTTCAAACACTAGATGTTTCAAACACTAGATGAAGTTCCATTAAAAAAGGAACACACGTTTTTTAGACCAccctttataaattaaatttttaagtgaTTCTGATTTATATAGCAgaacctacacacacacacacacacacacacacacacacacacacacacacacacacacacacacacacacacacgtaaagtGCTTATTCAGCAGCAGCAGACCAGATAACAGAATGACGAAACTATTCTCATAGCTGAACTTTATAATAATCCAAACTATTTTTTCTCATGTTTCGTCAACTTTTTTTTCTAGACAATATTGATGTTGGGTAGATTAGCAGTACTTGCCTCATCTGgggtcattttatttttcctgtctttCATCAGACAATATTGTGTATTCCTATGTTGACTTAGGAAAACTGATGCCTCTTGAAAAAGGACAAGCTTCAAGAGAAGTTCGTTTCTCTGTCTGCTTTCTGTGTCAGCTTCATCCTAGAGCTGACTCCCTGATTGGTTGAGACCAGGTTTGGCTCATCCCACTgtggtagggagggtgggactgTGTTGATTGGTTTAGGCCAGTGATGTTATGGGATAGAATCAATCCCTACTCCATGGCTTGCACGCTTTGGTCTTGAGGCATATACGAAATGGGGAAAAAACCAGCAATGATGTCCTTTTACTCCAAACAAGACAAGCTTTGAAAATTCTACAGTATGCTATACTAGATATTTGTAATGTCACATGAGATGTTTAGATATTTCCATTATTTATTaacagttcatttttttcttgggtCTTTTTAGAGGACAAGAATTTTGGGCAGATTTGAATGCCATGAATGTGTATGAAACAACTGAATTTGACCAACTGCGAAGGCTGTCCACACCACCCTCTAGCAATGTCAACTCTATTTACCACACAGTCTGGAAATTCTTCTGTAGGGACCACTTTGGATGGAGAGAGTATCCTGAGGTATTTACAGGTTCTTTTTCCCAAAAGTGCgtttaaatttttttgtctttcactgtTCCTTTTCAACGATGACTAGACAGAACCACAGATCAAAGAGCTTATGGATGTAAAATTGAGTCTTGTTGATATCAGTAACGcttttctctcttgatttttCTGAAAGTATATTTTTTTCCGTTAATCTGGAACCCATAAATAGAATACCACTATTATCAGAGAGAAAATGCTTTTCCCAGTATCTTATACTATAGGAGCCAAGTATTTAATGTGGTAAGTACTCAGACTCAGTGCCGCCTTTGGAGTAATTTTAATGAGATGAGCACTGGTGTAACTATTGGCTATATCTGGCTCCTGGTGGTTGGATCATGTGTTACACTATTAGCATTTTAGAAGTCTAGGGGGAAACAATTACCCTTAAGCCCCTGGAAGAAGTACTTGAAGATGTTTACTGAACTCTGGTCAGGCAAATCAGTCATTTAAAATTCTATCACATGTGCACATGCATCCTCAGTCTGAGATGGTAAGAATAGCTCATCCATCACAAAGCGAGGTTTTAAAATGATGGTGGTTTATTTTGCCTGTGAATGAGAATTCTGAGTCACATTTAATAAGTGCCCTGAAATGGACTTAAAGATTAATTTCACATTCCAAAGATCTGACTTCTTCAATTTGATTAAGTTCATTTCCAGTATTACAAAAAGGGAGAATTGACTTATCTACCTTAGGTTTTCTTTTAAGGcaatagcaaaagaaaatgaCCAAGTATGTTAATTAGTGTAAAACACAATATTGAGTTAAAATTTCTGACTCTTAAGTAGTCACTAGGATCTAATACCTTTCAAAGAGAATAAGAGGCTGTTTAAAATGTATCCTCAGAATAGTTAGACTGTCCCTGTGTTTTTCCTCAGAGAGGTTTCTTGGGTTTGGAACTTAATTGGTTTATTTGAACTGTATATACTACCATCTTAAATCCTGTTCTGAAACTcccttaagaaatataaaaaaaaaattctccaggaCATTCTTAAAGCCTCAAAATAGAATAGACTAATCCTTCACATGTTTCATAAGGTGGAAATCCATGTTCTGAACAGGAAGCATTTTTCTATTCTGCAtctttaaagaagataaaattccTATGTGTAACAGGAGGTAATTTGACTCTCTGTACTTTATTGAAACACTTCTGATGTTAACAGCAAAATTAACTATTTTTACCTTTAGTTACattaacatttttcataatttatagTGACTATTTACCATTTATTGcttttttaacttgctttttttttcctttaccttctGTTTTCTACTCCATAGTCTGTTATTCGATTGATTGAAGAAGCCAACTCTCGGGGTTTGAAAGAGGTCCGATTTATGATGTGGAACAACCACTACATTCTTCACAACTCATTCTtcaggagagaaataaaaaggagacCCCTCTTCCGTTCCTGTTTTATACTGCTTCCATATTTACAGTAAGTGTCCAGCAGAAAGTCTCACCTTTGCTTCCATTTTATGTAAATGTACACTTAATgccaaagagaaaaagactgTAAAAGACTAACTTGATTATTACCTCTAGAATATAAAATTCTGAGTTATTCTTTAGATTTAATTCTTCAAAAAATATAGTTCAGATAAGCTGCAATTAACCCAACACTAAAAGAGTGCGTATCCTATTGGATTTTTTGAACTGAAAAGCAGAGTTAACATTTTTCCACAGCTAAAAGTACTTATACAGTATCTGGAATAAGGCAGAGTTTGCATTTGCCTCCTTCATGGAAGATTGAGATACCCTTCTATGTTATGGGACTATTTCCCAGCCCAGGTAAACTGTCTTGGCAAGTAGAGAGAGAGTCCCTCAAGGTGGTGTTCTCTATTCTTCTTCCTTGAGTGAATTTGCATGGGAAGAATTCACCTTTTCAAATAATTTGCATTCTCATTTGCTCAGTAAGCCCCATCTTCCTATAATACGCACTAAAATTACCCGTCATACTTTTAGGTCGAGACTGAACTCATCCTTCTGAATTATAGGTGAGCTCTCCTTCCATTTTCCCAAGtgccatttttcttttgcctctcTAGAGAGCCCACTGGCACATCTCCATAGGTCCCAAAAGCTGGGGCACATTACCATTAGCAAGGCCATGTCTGAAAGCTAGTATCTCTAGGGAAATCATGATCTACTCTAGTCAGATACACCATATTTagagcttgatttttaaaatgctactaGGTTTACTTGGTTTTATGAACTGGGGAGGTCTAGGGTAATATTGGTTGGTCTCTTTTGCTGATCTTTGAGGTAAAAATCTTCTTTTATATTCTTACTAGTAGTTTTTTATTCCAAGCCCAAAGTGTGTTTTTCCCAGATCATTATGGCAGAGTGTTAATGATTCTAATTCTGAGATTGCAAAgggaacattaaaaacaaaatataaacaaaaatcccTGAAATGCTGGGTACCCAAAAACAATTTGTTAATAAGGcagattttagaaatatatatattgactTGAGGTAAATATGTGCTTTCTTCTTGGTTCAAgtgtaggttttttttaaaaattattattagaaactaataaaaatgcCATTTCACTAGCACAGCTGGAGATAGTGTCAGCGTCCAGTAGTTAGGAACATATTGTCCTCCTAGTGAGACAGTAGAACTCATTAGTGAGACCGGCAGCTTGGCATGCTGAGCCAATCAAGTGAGATGCAGCTTCTGTGAGAGAGGAAGAATGCTCGTTCAAGTGTTGCATTGTTGGGGGAGTTTTACAGAatagtgaaaattgatttgtttcGATCCTATGTAATTATGGAATAccctcttccccccacctttttttaaacttaggcTTGTTTTGTAAAAGTATGAACTGTAAAAATAATATGAGCAGTAGTAGAATTAATGCCACAGATATGGCCTTCCTATTTATAACATAGGCTTACAAGAGAACAAAGAAAgtcactctctttttctttttaaaatttcctagttTAGTCTTCTTATCTGGAACAGTGATCATCAGGTATAAAGTAGGAGCTTAGCAAACCAAAGAGATAGTGCAGACATTTCAAGAGGAAAAGAGCAGAGAAGCAGCAAGTTCACCAGGGTGGAATGGGTAAATGCAGCCTTCAGTTCCTGTCTGCCCTAGAGTCTGGGGCTGGCCTAGAGGGCAGAAAGAGGAGGGAGACTAATTACAAAAAGCAGATTTCAGAAGTAGATTTCTAGAGAGACTGTGATCTTAGCCAGgaagaaagttttgtttttaagtgttaGCAAACACAAAGGGTCAAAGAAAAACACAGGTGTCAAAAAGGCCACAATTATCAGGGAATCAGAGACGCCTAAGAATTGGGAATGCTGGAGCAGGGAGGCGGAGGGTGAGGCAAGGGCTTCGTTCGTGAGTTACGGCAagcttggctctttttttttgttttgtttgtttgtttgtttgtttttgttgtttttttatttatttttttatttttttatttttttattttttatttttttagctgtgttgggtcttcgtttctgtgcgagggctttctctagttgcggcaagcaggggccactcttcatcgcggtgctttggcctctcattatcgcggcctctcttgctgcggagcacaggctccagacgcacaggcttagtaattgtggctcacaggcccagctgctccgtggcatgtgggatcttcccagaccagggctcgaacccgtgtcccctgcattggcaggcagattctcaaccactgcgccaccagggaagcccaagcttgGCTCTTTTTAAATGAGGGTttccctgctttttttccccttccagttttattgagatataattgacataaaacactGTATAAGTTGAAAGTGCACAGCGTAATGACTTAATATACGTATATGTTGTAAAATGGCTACCACAATCAAGTTTAGCTAACATTCCtcatagttaaaatttttttccatgtgcttgctgatttttaatagGGCTGATAAAAAGGATCTTATTCTTTCATATTCTTAGAATACTTGAGCTAAGGCTGCATAAGCACACAAATATCAGATTTAGAGGTTTGGAAGTCCATTTCAGCTGGAAGGACATCTGTCCTGTGCAATCACCTCATGGTCATGAGAAGGCCTGAGAGGAGTTCTTTGACTCCTCcccaaaaaggataaaattaatttttacttcatCACTGAAGTTAGGTTAGGAAACGTCTTTCAGAATggccaggggagggaaggagagtgaTAAAAGGTGACCTTGGATTAGGAAAATTTGTTCTTCAGAGGCCCTTGAGTACAAGTGCCATAGCCTTTGACTTTGCCTCTCTAAAGAAGGCTGGTTACAGTGTGGGAAGCTCGCAGTATGTCACTGGAATACCCATGAGCTGAATACAGACTCAGCATTCTTGGAAAATAAAGCTACATTTGTAACTGTGCttagaatatgtatttttaacccATGGCAACCAGAGTGTAGAGTTCCATCAGACAGATgtctatatacatttttatgttttagcCCAATTAAGATGTTGGCTTATTGAAAGTAAGCATCCATGGGTAAGAATGGATGCTTAACCAAATACATAAAATCTGATTGAATGTCTTAGGATAGATGGGATTTATTTACACAGGCTCATCTTCAAGCATATGTAAGGAAATCATAGACCCCCCAGTCCgctgagaaaggaaaggagacatTTGAAGCTTTCATTTTGTGAAACTGATTTCTAGGCAGGAATGCTAGCAGAAGGAAAAGGACCAGTCTCTTCTATTGTCAGTCAGTGCCACGTTTTCAGTATGGCTGTGACAGCCTAAAACCTATTTTGGGCAGAGTGGTTGGGAGAATCTTACCTTCCTCCTTCAATCCAGAAACCTCTGTTGGCAACTTCAACCCCTAACAATACTGGGAAAACTGGCGAGTTAGGACTTACACTCTTTGCAGAGGAGGGATAGAGGGAACAGCTAAAAATAAGGAGCTTATAGTCTGTGTTTCCTGCCATTCCTCTAGAATGGTGATGGCTTTTTAAGGAGTTACAGACCTATCAGAGTCTGATTAAAGCAGTAGGGGCctcttttcaaaaaaatgtaCCAGAGAAGGAAGGCTCTGGAGGAATGTCAGGGCTTTGTGAAAATGCTCCAGCAGACCAGAACTGTTGTGCCCTCTGTCATGAAGGTTGGGGAAAACAGCACCCCTTTAGATCTCCTGAACTTAAAAGCACCTGGGGGATTCTGCAAGCCCCGGATCCACCGAGAACTTTGTCTAACAAAGGGACTTTGAGGCACATTAATCATAGGCACAGCTACTTGAAGGAGGTGGGGGGTAAAGGAGGCAGGTTGTACCTCTATAGCAAGCCATCTCTTAAAAGTCAAAAGGCTGTGGGGTAGTGGCAATGGTAGTGGGACTCAGGCAGACCTGAATTGCAATCCTGGTATCCATCCATCACTTTCAAgccttgtttaaagaaaaaaaaaaaaaagaagacaaagaagaagaaaatatatgtacatgtgaaTTGTGaaatatatggaaatgcaaggagtATGCGCTTAGAAACTAGATAGGCCTGGGTTCATATCCTGTCTCTGTTCTTTACTAGCTGTGCTGGCAGTTTCTTGATTTGAAAAGTGGGGATAACCAAGCCATTGTGTGGGGTTATGACAAGTAGTGACACTGGGTGTGAAGTGCCTGGTCCACAGTATGTGCTTAGTAGTGTAAGGTGGCTGATGGTAAATATCCTCCTGGAGATTAGATGCATGTTCACCTATTGTTGTAACCTCTGTGTCCCAAAGCTCTTTTGAAAATTTCAGTTTCCTAATCCATTTGGCAGACTCAGGGCTTCCCCGTGACCACTGTATGCTGATGAGTGGAGTAGTACCCCAGCCCTGAATCTGGGTCTCAGGGTCAGGATTATCTTTGTCTCTGCTTCTTCCCTTTTGCTCTGTTTTGAAAATGGctaagaaaaatgatttaaatcaTTTAATCAGGCAGGAATAAGTAACTGCTTGTCTAAACTCATCCTTCAAAGTAACAGACTTGAATTTAAGGTTCAAGGATCGTCTAGTGTCTAGGGCTTAAAGTAATTAGCTCCATCTTAAGCACATCTAAAGCTGTAACATTTGAATTGTATTGACGGTTTTGTTGTTATATGTGATACTTAAAACTGAAGCAAATGCCAACTTTCAATGCCTACTCCATGATTTGTTTTTACACAAAAACCAAAgtataagctttttatttttaatattttgtcatcTCCCTGTAAGCTCCCTCTTGCCCCACTTCACTTTGCCTCACTTTGCCTCCACTCACTATGCTTCCCCATGTACACAGCCTCTAGCAATGATGCGTTTTGTGCTTAGTACAGCAAAGTTTGAGGAACGTATATAAATTGTTGCTCCCTTGAAACGGAGCATAACTATACAGGCAAAAGAGGAATCCAGGATTCAGAAGGTAAAGATACTTATAAATTGGCATTTGCTTGCTTGCCTTGCAGCAGTACATTCCAGAGTTTTCTCCACAAGGAGGAGGCCAGGGGAAGCTAATAATAGGTTATCTCTATACAGGCAGTGTTagctctaagatttttttttttttaattttttattttatttatttatttatggctgtgttgggtcttcgtttctgtgcgagggctttctccaattgcggcaagtgggggccactcttcatcgcggtgcgtgggcctctcgccatcgcggcctctcctgttgcggagcacaggctccagacgcgcaggctcagtaattgtggcccacgggcctatctgctccgcggcatgtgggatcctcccagaccaagacccgaacccgtgtcccctgcatcggcaggcagaccctcaaccactgcgccaccagggaagccctaagatttttttttttttcttcagttgatagcattttctatattgtttttttaaacaagcatTGAAGCTATTCAAATTATATTAGATACTGCTGTAGAGCAGTGTACGTGAGATGGAGGTTTTGATGTAGAGCACCTCACTGCTGAGGTTTTACACTGACGTTCTCCCTCTCCCTCGTAGGACACTTGGTGGTGTTCCCACACAGGCACCTCCGCCTCTTGAAGCAACCTCATCATCACAAACCATCTGCCCAGATGGGGTCACCTCAGCAAACTTTTACCCTGAAACTTGGGTGTACATGCATCCATCTCAGGACTTCATCCAAGTGCCTGTTTCTGCAGAGGACAAAAGTTATCGAATCATTTATAATCTTTTTCATAAGACTGTGCCTGAGTTTAAATATAGAATTTTGCAAATACTGAGAGTCCAAAACCAGTTTCTTTGGGAGAAATATAAAAGGTGAGTCAGCAGTATGAAAAGTTCGAGAGCTTTTCTTGATGTAGCTAATGACAAATGCAGAACATAATAGTAGAGACTTGCATAGAACTTAATGTCATATTTGTTCATATATTAACTCACATATAATTCTCATAACAGACCTACAAGAAAGATTATCacaatctgcattttacagaaaggaaactgagtcacagaaaagCTTGGTAACTTGCCACAGGTCATACAGCTAATATGATACGgtgctggaatttgaacccaggcagtctagcACCAGAGGCCTTGTTCTTAATCGCTTTACTATGCTGCCTCAAGTCAGCAACAAATTAATGTAATTCAGAGGGGATACATGTAGATTTGAGGAACCTCAGAATTAAGAGACTCTCAGGTTGGTGGAATTAGGTAAGGAAGTCACCCTGAGAAGGTGTGAGAACTAGATTTGAAATGGAAGAGAGAGCAAGTGAACAAATGGTTgatggagaaaaaagggaaagggctTTTCTTGTCTGCAGTGGAAAAGATAAGTTTAAACTTTTAGTATGATCTTTGATGACATTTTGCCCTTGGTAGCTATTTTAACATTTCCTCCCCATTGAAACCATAAAAAGAAGTTTACGACTACATCATGCCTATTAAACTGATCTATACCTTCATTTTTCTGAACTCCCTGTCCACTCTTTGCTTTAGGAAAAAGGAATATATGAACAGGAAAATGTTTGGCCGTGACAGAATAATAAATGAGAGACATTTATTTCATGGAACATCCCAGGATGTGGTAGATGGAATCTGCAAGCACAACTTTGACCCTCGAGTCTGTGGAAAGCATGCTACAATGTTTGGACAAGGCAGTTATTTTGCAAAGAAGGCAAGCTACTCGCATAACTTTTCTAAGAAGTCCTCCAAAGGAGTCCATTTTATGTTTCTGGCTAAAGTGCTAACTGGCAGATACACGATGGGCAGCCATGGCATGAGAAGGCCCCCTCCCGTGAATCCCGGAAGTGTCACCAGTGACCTGTATGACTCTTGTGTGGAtaatttctttgagcctcagatTTTTGTCATCTTCAATGATGACCAGAGTTACCCTTATTTTGTTATCCAGTATGAAGAAGTCAGTAACACTGTTTCCATTTGAAAAATCTTGGTACTGCTAAATTATTTGTATAAACTCAATCCAGCATTTGTAGCAGGTTTTGGATGGGTGGGCCAGAGTGGGGAACAGCATTGACATTAATAGGGCACTTTTaagacccatttttttttttaagttgctagaaagtgaaatttttttttaaggaaaaatacaagttttaaaatgACCACTTATTCTTTAATTATTTACTAATTGTTGTTAGTGTACTCAGTGTGGAAAAGACTACAGATTGCATACTCTTTTCATTCACACCTGTACATACAGGCAGCAGTGTTATTAGAAGcattttttataaagaaactgAACAGCCTAACTAATTACATGTGGCTTAAGCCTGGTAGAAGTTTGGCCAAATGAAATGGAGGCTGTGAGCAAAGT
This genomic interval carries:
- the TIPARP gene encoding protein mono-ADP-ribosyltransferase TIPARP isoform X1, with the translated sequence MEMETTEPEPDCVVQPPSPPDDFSCQMRLSEKITPLKTCFKKKDQKRLGAGTLRSLRPILNTLLESGSLDGVFRSRNQNAEGSSLHEPMVKKPLEINPSCPPAEDNMSVLIPDGTNVGGQIPEAHPTPDDPEQVVPIQDHSFPPETISGTVADSTAGHFQADLLHPVSSDVPASPDCIDKVMDYVPGVFQDNSFTIQYILDTSDKLSTELFQDKSEEASLDLVFELVNQLQYHTHQENGIEICMDFLQGTCIYGRDCLKHHTVLPYHWQIKRTTTQKWQSVSNDSQEHLERFYCNPENDRMRMKYGGQEFWADLNAMNVYETTEFDQLRRLSTPPSSNVNSIYHTVWKFFCRDHFGWREYPESVIRLIEEANSRGLKEVRFMMWNNHYILHNSFFRREIKRRPLFRSCFILLPYLQTLGGVPTQAPPPLEATSSSQTICPDGVTSANFYPETWVYMHPSQDFIQVPVSAEDKSYRIIYNLFHKTVPEFKYRILQILRVQNQFLWEKYKRKKEYMNRKMFGRDRIINERHLFHGTSQDVVDGICKHNFDPRVCGKHATMFGQGSYFAKKASYSHNFSKKSSKGVHFMFLAKVLTGRYTMGSHGMRRPPPVNPGSVTSDLYDSCVDNFFEPQIFVIFNDDQSYPYFVIQYEEVSNTVSI